In Halorientalis sp. LT38, a genomic segment contains:
- a CDS encoding ferritin-like domain-containing protein, protein MLAHDDDDEDGDGDTPPSAVVDEDTFEDDVEILNYALTLEFLEAEFYDRALDNLDESDLLAVSPVEDLDAENRDRIVDDLEIIRDQEETHAETLESVVEDLGEDPVAEPDFEFGSAVTDAEEFLATAAVLEDTGVAAYAGAAPAIEDPDLVPPALSIHSVEGRHASFVRTVGGEVGFPAAFDQPLPPETVRERAAQFIADD, encoded by the coding sequence GTGCTCGCACACGATGACGACGACGAAGACGGGGACGGCGACACTCCGCCGTCGGCGGTCGTCGACGAAGACACCTTCGAGGACGACGTCGAGATCCTGAATTACGCCCTCACGCTCGAGTTCCTGGAGGCCGAGTTCTACGATCGAGCCCTCGACAACCTCGACGAGAGCGATCTCCTGGCGGTCAGTCCGGTCGAGGACCTCGACGCGGAAAATCGGGACCGGATCGTCGACGACCTGGAGATCATCAGGGACCAGGAGGAGACCCACGCAGAAACTCTCGAGAGCGTCGTCGAGGACCTGGGCGAAGACCCGGTGGCTGAACCCGACTTCGAATTCGGGTCCGCGGTCACCGACGCCGAGGAGTTCCTCGCAACGGCTGCAGTTCTCGAGGACACGGGTGTCGCGGCCTACGCCGGAGCGGCCCCAGCCATCGAGGACCCGGACCTCGTGCCGCCCGCGCTGAGCATCCACAGCGTCGAGGGGCGCCACGCTTCCTTCGTCAGGACGGTCGGGGGCGAAGTCGGGTTCCCCGCCGCGTTCGACCAGCCACTCCCGCCCGAAACGGTTCGCGAGCGCGCGGCCCAGTTCATCGCGGACGACTGA
- a CDS encoding SCP2 sterol-binding domain-containing protein, producing the protein MTEELADEVERVLELPTEELTEELPAVLDAIEGQVEVLALQNPLLLSDVIDRVGDVDVAEFAAENPDTVDQFQELQWQGVELLAQFSPDVQQSIEQDTIVNFEATDAPMASHLELDADEGDVSGGAGLREDPDLEIRGPANVLTDLTTGQLDPVSGYENGVFEMEGSEATGDQLATTMGKLAEKLPE; encoded by the coding sequence ATGACCGAGGAACTCGCCGACGAGGTCGAGCGCGTACTGGAGCTGCCGACGGAGGAACTCACCGAGGAACTGCCCGCCGTCCTCGACGCGATCGAGGGCCAGGTGGAGGTCCTCGCCCTCCAGAACCCCCTCCTCCTGTCCGACGTGATCGACCGCGTCGGCGACGTCGACGTGGCCGAGTTCGCCGCCGAGAACCCCGATACCGTCGACCAGTTCCAGGAACTGCAGTGGCAGGGCGTCGAACTCCTCGCGCAGTTCAGCCCCGACGTCCAGCAGTCCATCGAACAGGACACGATCGTCAACTTCGAGGCCACCGACGCCCCGATGGCGAGCCACCTCGAACTCGACGCCGACGAGGGCGACGTCTCCGGCGGCGCCGGCCTGCGCGAGGACCCCGACCTCGAGATCCGCGGCCCGGCCAACGTCCTGACCGACCTGACGACCGGGCAACTCGACCCCGTGAGCGGCTACGAGAACGGCGTGTTCGAGATGGAGGGCTCCGAGGCGACCGGCGATCAACTCGCGACGACGATGGGCAAGCTCGCGGAGAAACTGCCGGAGTGA
- the gatE gene encoding Glu-tRNA(Gln) amidotransferase subunit GatE — protein sequence MTDADAFDYEELGLVAGLEIHQQLDTETKLFCACPTALRDPAESTRRFTRYLHPTKSELGEIDDAALEESRVDREFEYLAYDTTCLVEEDDEPPHRVDGEAMETTMEIAQLLDMQVVDQVNVMRKIVVDGSNTTGFQRSMLVANDGQIETSEGPVGIEDMLLEEESCQRVEETEVGVRFSLDRLGIPLVEIGTKPDIRSPEQAKEAAKRIGMLLRSTGQVKRGLGTIRQDVNVSIADGARIEMKGVQSLDDIDDLVRNEVRRQVELVEIADELNERNAAVGDPQDVTEVFEDSEARSASDHASGQSPRADTDSGVIGGALSSGGVVRAVRLEGFDGIVGREIQPDRRLGTEFSDHAKRHGAGGIFHTDELPAYGVTDEEVDALRDAVDAEPEDAVAIVADDPETAEMAIEAVAERAETAMDGVPEETRDANEDGTSRYLRPLPGAARMYPETDVPPVEPDPAEVETPELLTEKVERYQADHGLGEGVAEQVAYGRRWDLFEAAVEMGVDPNLAARTVESDVTELRRDDVPVENLTDEHFRGVFDLLAAEEIAKEGVPDLLTALAENPDYSAAEAADEEDLGSAGEDEVREAVVEVVERNAEQVDEEGMQAFSGLMGECMGALRGQADGDLVSEVLREEIQKRAS from the coding sequence ATGACTGACGCGGACGCCTTCGACTACGAGGAACTGGGGCTGGTGGCCGGACTGGAGATCCACCAGCAACTCGACACCGAGACGAAACTGTTCTGCGCGTGTCCGACCGCGCTGCGCGACCCCGCCGAGTCGACGCGTCGGTTCACCCGCTATCTCCACCCCACCAAGTCCGAACTGGGAGAGATCGACGACGCCGCCCTCGAGGAGAGCCGCGTCGACCGCGAGTTCGAGTACCTCGCCTACGATACCACCTGTCTGGTCGAGGAGGACGACGAGCCGCCCCACCGCGTCGACGGGGAAGCCATGGAGACGACCATGGAGATCGCCCAACTGCTCGACATGCAGGTCGTCGACCAGGTCAACGTCATGCGCAAGATCGTCGTCGACGGCTCCAACACGACCGGCTTCCAGCGATCGATGCTGGTCGCCAACGACGGGCAGATCGAGACCAGCGAGGGTCCGGTCGGCATCGAGGACATGCTGCTCGAGGAGGAGTCCTGCCAGCGCGTCGAAGAGACCGAGGTGGGCGTCCGGTTCAGCCTCGATCGCCTGGGCATTCCCCTCGTCGAGATCGGGACCAAACCGGACATTCGCTCGCCCGAACAGGCCAAGGAGGCGGCGAAACGGATCGGGATGCTCCTGCGCTCGACCGGGCAGGTCAAGCGCGGCCTGGGAACCATCCGCCAGGACGTGAACGTCTCCATCGCCGACGGCGCGCGCATCGAGATGAAGGGCGTCCAGAGCCTCGACGACATCGACGACCTCGTGCGCAACGAGGTCCGGCGGCAGGTCGAACTGGTCGAGATCGCAGACGAACTGAACGAGCGAAACGCTGCAGTCGGCGATCCACAGGACGTGACCGAGGTCTTCGAGGATAGCGAGGCGCGAAGCGCCTCGGACCATGCGAGCGGGCAAAGCCCGCGAGCAGACACGGACTCGGGCGTCATCGGCGGTGCCCTGTCCTCGGGCGGCGTCGTCCGAGCGGTTCGCCTCGAGGGCTTCGACGGGATCGTCGGCCGGGAGATCCAGCCGGACCGCCGCCTTGGAACGGAATTCTCCGATCACGCCAAGCGCCACGGCGCGGGCGGCATCTTCCACACCGACGAACTGCCGGCCTACGGCGTCACCGACGAGGAGGTCGACGCCCTCCGGGACGCCGTGGATGCCGAACCCGAGGACGCGGTCGCGATCGTCGCTGACGACCCCGAGACGGCCGAGATGGCCATCGAGGCCGTCGCCGAGCGCGCAGAGACCGCGATGGACGGGGTTCCCGAGGAGACCCGGGACGCCAACGAGGACGGCACCTCCCGCTACCTCCGACCGCTCCCCGGCGCGGCGCGGATGTACCCCGAAACGGACGTGCCGCCGGTCGAACCGGACCCCGCCGAGGTCGAGACGCCCGAGTTACTCACCGAGAAGGTCGAGCGCTACCAGGCCGACCACGGTCTCGGCGAGGGCGTCGCCGAGCAGGTGGCCTACGGTCGCCGCTGGGACCTGTTCGAGGCGGCCGTCGAGATGGGCGTCGACCCGAACCTCGCGGCGCGAACCGTCGAGTCCGACGTGACGGAACTGCGCCGCGACGACGTGCCGGTCGAGAACCTGACGGACGAGCACTTCCGGGGCGTGTTCGACCTGCTCGCCGCGGAGGAGATCGCGAAGGAGGGCGTCCCGGACCTCCTCACCGCGCTGGCGGAGAACCCCGACTACTCGGCCGCGGAAGCCGCCGACGAGGAGGACCTCGGCAGCGCCGGAGAGGACGAGGTCCGCGAGGCGGTCGTGGAAGTCGTCGAGCGCAACGCCGAGCAGGTGGACGAGGAGGGAATGCAGGCCTTCTCGGGGCTGATGGGCGAGTGCATGGGCGCGCTTCGCGGGCAGGCCGACGGCGACCTCGTCAGCGAAGTGTTGCGAGAAGAGATTCAGAAGCGGGCGAGTTGA